One segment of Streptomyces roseifaciens DNA contains the following:
- a CDS encoding carbohydrate kinase family protein, giving the protein MIVVAGEALIDLVPAGKAPDGDPAGDLPALLPRRGGGPYNTAVALGRLGTAAAFCSRVSTDGFGEALLAGLRAAGVDTALVQRGPEPTTLAVADIGADGSAGYGFYAQGTADRLFELPGPLPGPARALCLGTCSLVLEPGASAYEALLRREAERGVFTLLDPNVRPGLIPDADSYRARFRSWLPYVSVLKLSAEDARWLGGSPEEWLAAGPAAVVITHGGEGLAVHTRSGERIGVPAPRVAVTDTIGAGDTVNAALLHRLAALPGALDGPARLDGPAWRDALSFAARAAALTCTRAGAEPPYGAELSS; this is encoded by the coding sequence GTGATCGTCGTAGCCGGAGAAGCCCTGATCGACCTCGTGCCGGCCGGCAAGGCGCCGGACGGGGACCCCGCCGGCGACCTGCCGGCCCTGCTGCCGCGGCGCGGCGGCGGCCCGTACAACACCGCCGTCGCCCTGGGGCGACTGGGGACGGCGGCCGCGTTCTGCTCGCGGGTCTCCACGGACGGCTTCGGGGAGGCGCTGCTGGCCGGCCTTCGGGCCGCGGGGGTGGACACGGCGCTGGTGCAGCGGGGGCCCGAGCCGACGACCCTGGCGGTGGCCGACATCGGCGCGGACGGCTCCGCGGGCTACGGCTTCTACGCGCAGGGCACCGCCGACCGGCTCTTCGAGCTGCCCGGGCCGCTGCCGGGCCCGGCACGGGCGCTGTGCCTGGGCACGTGCTCGCTGGTGCTGGAGCCGGGGGCGAGCGCGTACGAGGCCCTGCTGCGGCGCGAGGCGGAGCGCGGGGTCTTCACCCTGCTCGACCCGAACGTGCGCCCGGGGCTGATCCCCGACGCGGACTCCTACCGGGCCCGCTTCCGCTCCTGGCTGCCGTACGTGTCGGTGCTGAAGCTCTCCGCCGAGGACGCCCGCTGGCTGGGCGGCTCCCCGGAGGAGTGGCTGGCGGCCGGCCCGGCCGCGGTGGTCATCACGCACGGCGGCGAGGGGCTCGCCGTCCACACGCGCTCCGGCGAGCGGATCGGCGTGCCCGCGCCCCGCGTGGCGGTCACCGACACGATCGGCGCGGGGGACACGGTGAACGCCGCGCTGCTCCACCGCCTCGCGGCGCTGCCGGGCGCGCTGGACGGGCCCGCCCGGCTCGACGGCCCCGCCTGGCGCGACGCGCTGTCCTTCGCGGCCCGCGCGGCGGCCCTCACCTGCACGAGGGCCGGTGCGGAGCCGCCGTACGGCGCCGAGCTGTCGTCATGA
- the rapZ gene encoding RNase adapter RapZ, with product MTGTERDGAQVSTGTTADATGEGTAIPELVIISGMSGAGRSTAAKCLEDLGWFVVDNLPPALIPTMVDLGARSQGNVARIAVVVDVRGRRFFDNLRESLADLAAKKVKRRVIFLEASDDALVRRFESVRRPHPLQGSGRIVDGIAAERDLLRELRGDADLVIDTSSLNVHELRAKMDAQFAGEEEPELRATVMSFGYKYGLPVDADLVVDCRFLPNPHWVPELRPFTGLNEEVSGYVFNQPGAKEFLDRYTELLQLIAAGYRREGKRYVTIAVGCTGGKHRSVAMSEKLAHRLASEGVETVVVHRDMGRE from the coding sequence ATGACCGGGACCGAGCGAGACGGAGCACAGGTGAGTACGGGCACGACGGCGGATGCGACCGGCGAGGGCACGGCCATCCCCGAACTGGTGATCATCTCCGGCATGTCGGGGGCGGGCCGCAGCACCGCCGCCAAGTGCCTGGAGGACCTCGGCTGGTTCGTCGTGGACAACCTGCCGCCCGCCCTGATCCCCACCATGGTGGACCTCGGCGCCCGCTCCCAGGGCAACGTGGCCCGGATCGCCGTGGTCGTGGACGTGCGCGGCCGGCGCTTCTTCGACAACCTCCGCGAGTCCCTGGCCGACCTGGCCGCCAAGAAGGTCAAGCGGCGCGTGATCTTCCTGGAGGCCTCCGACGACGCCCTGGTGCGCCGCTTCGAGTCCGTGCGCCGCCCGCACCCCCTCCAGGGCTCCGGGCGCATCGTCGACGGCATCGCCGCCGAGCGGGACCTGCTGCGCGAGCTGCGCGGCGACGCCGACCTGGTGATCGACACCTCCAGCCTCAACGTCCACGAGCTGCGCGCCAAGATGGACGCCCAGTTCGCCGGCGAGGAGGAGCCGGAGCTGCGGGCCACCGTCATGTCCTTCGGCTACAAGTACGGCCTGCCCGTCGACGCCGACCTCGTGGTGGACTGCCGCTTCCTGCCCAACCCGCACTGGGTGCCGGAGCTGCGCCCCTTCACGGGCCTCAACGAGGAGGTCTCGGGCTACGTCTTCAACCAGCCCGGCGCCAAGGAGTTCCTCGACCGCTACACCGAGCTCCTGCAGCTCATCGCCGCGGGCTACCGCCGCGAGGGCAAGCGCTACGTGACCATCGCGGTCGGCTGCACCGGCGGCAAGCACCGCTCCGTCGCCATGTCCGAGAAGCTCGCCCACCGCCTGGCCTCCGAGGGCGTGGAGACCGTCGTCGTCCACCGGGACATGGGGCGCGAGTGA
- the uvrA gene encoding excinuclease ABC subunit UvrA, with amino-acid sequence MADRLIVRGAREHNLKNVSLDLPRDSLIVFTGLSGSGKSSLAFDTIFAEGQRRYVESLSSYARQFLGQMDKPDVDFIEGLSPAVSIDQKSTSRNPRSTVGTITEVYDYLRLLFARIGKPHCPECSRPITRQSPQAIVDKVLELPEGSRFQVLSPLVRERKGEFVDLFSDLQTKGYSRARVDGETVQLSDPPKLKKQEKHTIEVVVDRLTVKDGAKRRLTDSVETALGLSGGMVILDFVDLPEDDPERERMYSEHLYCPYDDLSFEELEPRSFSFNSPFGACPECTGIGTRMEVDPELIIPDPEKSLDEGAISPWSHGHTKDYFGRLVGALADALGFRTDIPWAGLPARAKKALLNGHKTQIEVRYRNRYGRERAYTTAFEGAVPFVKRRHSEAESDASRERFEGYMREVNCPTCEGTRLKPIVLAVTVQGRSIAEVSAMSISECADFLRDMKLTGREKKIAERVLKEVNERLKFLVDVGLDYLSLNRAAGTLSGGEAQRIRLATQIGSGLVGVLYVLDEPSIGLHQRDNHRLIETLVRLRDMGNTLIVVEHDEDTIKVADWVVDIGPGAGEHGGKVVHSGPLKELLRNKESMTGHYLSGKKAIAIPDARRPVDPERRITVRGARENNLRDIDVSFPLGVLTAVTGVSGSGKSTLVNDILYTHLARELNGARAVPGRHTRVDGDDLVDKVVHVDQSPIGRTPRSNPATYTGVFDHVRKLFAETMEAKVRGYLPGRFSFNVKGGRCENCSGDGTIKIEMNFLPDVYVPCEVCHGARYNRETLEVHYKGKSIAEVLDMPIEEALSFFEAVPTIARHLRTLHEVGLGYVRLGQSAPTLSGGEAQRVKLASELQKRSTGRTVYVLDEPTTGLHFEDINKLISVLAGLVDKGNSVIVIEHNLDVIKTADWVVDMGPEGGNGGGLVIAEGTPEDVASVPSSHTGKFLRELLGDRVSDAPAVSAPKARKKAAAKKAPAKKAAAGKA; translated from the coding sequence GTGGCTGACCGTCTCATCGTCCGTGGCGCTCGCGAGCACAACCTCAAGAACGTCTCGCTCGACCTCCCCCGCGACTCCCTCATCGTCTTCACGGGGCTCTCCGGCTCGGGCAAGTCGTCCCTCGCGTTCGACACGATCTTCGCCGAGGGGCAGCGCCGCTACGTCGAGTCGCTCTCCTCCTACGCCCGGCAGTTCCTCGGGCAGATGGACAAGCCCGATGTGGACTTCATCGAGGGCCTGTCCCCGGCCGTCTCCATCGACCAGAAGTCGACCTCGCGCAACCCGCGCTCGACGGTCGGCACGATCACCGAGGTCTACGACTACCTCCGGCTGCTCTTCGCCCGCATCGGCAAGCCGCACTGCCCCGAGTGCAGCCGCCCCATCACCCGCCAGTCGCCGCAGGCGATCGTGGACAAGGTGCTGGAGCTCCCCGAGGGCAGCCGCTTCCAGGTGCTCTCGCCGCTGGTGCGCGAGCGCAAGGGCGAGTTCGTCGACCTCTTCTCCGACCTGCAGACCAAGGGCTACAGCCGGGCCCGGGTGGACGGCGAGACCGTCCAGCTCTCCGATCCGCCCAAGCTCAAGAAGCAGGAGAAGCACACCATCGAGGTGGTCGTCGACCGCCTCACCGTCAAGGACGGCGCCAAGCGCCGGCTGACCGACTCGGTCGAGACCGCGCTGGGCCTCTCCGGCGGCATGGTCATCCTCGACTTCGTCGACCTCCCCGAGGACGACCCCGAGCGCGAGCGGATGTACTCCGAGCACCTCTACTGCCCCTACGACGACCTGTCGTTCGAGGAGCTGGAGCCCCGCTCGTTCTCCTTCAACTCGCCCTTCGGCGCCTGCCCGGAGTGCACGGGCATCGGCACCCGCATGGAGGTCGACCCCGAGCTGATCATCCCGGACCCGGAGAAGTCCCTGGACGAGGGTGCGATCAGCCCCTGGTCGCACGGCCACACCAAGGACTACTTCGGCCGCCTGGTCGGCGCCCTCGCCGACGCCCTCGGCTTCCGCACGGACATCCCCTGGGCCGGCCTGCCCGCGCGCGCCAAGAAGGCCCTGCTCAACGGCCACAAGACCCAGATCGAGGTGCGCTACCGCAACCGCTACGGGCGCGAGCGCGCGTACACCACCGCCTTCGAGGGTGCGGTGCCCTTCGTCAAGCGCCGCCACTCCGAGGCCGAGAGCGACGCCAGCCGCGAGCGCTTCGAGGGCTACATGCGCGAGGTGAACTGCCCCACCTGCGAGGGCACGCGCCTGAAGCCGATCGTGCTCGCCGTCACCGTCCAGGGCCGGTCCATCGCGGAGGTCTCCGCGATGTCGATCAGCGAATGCGCCGACTTCCTGCGGGACATGAAGCTCACCGGCCGCGAGAAGAAGATCGCCGAGCGGGTCCTCAAGGAGGTCAACGAGCGCCTGAAGTTCCTCGTCGACGTCGGCCTGGACTACCTCTCGCTCAACCGCGCCGCGGGTACCCTCTCCGGCGGCGAGGCCCAGCGCATCCGCCTCGCCACGCAGATCGGCTCCGGCCTCGTCGGCGTGCTCTACGTTCTGGACGAGCCCTCCATCGGCCTCCACCAGCGCGACAACCACCGCCTCATCGAGACCCTCGTCCGCCTGCGCGACATGGGCAACACCCTCATCGTCGTCGAGCACGACGAGGACACCATCAAGGTCGCCGACTGGGTCGTGGACATCGGCCCCGGCGCCGGCGAGCACGGCGGCAAGGTCGTGCACAGCGGCCCCTTGAAGGAGCTCCTGCGCAACAAGGAGTCGATGACCGGGCACTACCTGTCCGGCAAGAAGGCCATCGCCATACCGGACGCCCGCCGGCCCGTCGACCCCGAGCGCCGGATCACCGTCCGCGGCGCCCGCGAGAACAACCTGCGGGACATCGACGTCTCCTTCCCGCTCGGCGTGCTCACGGCCGTCACCGGCGTCTCGGGCTCCGGCAAGTCGACCCTGGTCAACGACATCCTGTACACGCACCTGGCCCGCGAGCTGAACGGCGCCCGGGCCGTGCCCGGCCGTCACACGCGCGTCGACGGCGACGACCTGGTCGACAAGGTCGTCCACGTCGACCAGTCGCCCATCGGCCGGACGCCGCGCTCCAACCCCGCCACGTACACCGGCGTCTTCGACCACGTCCGCAAGCTCTTCGCGGAGACGATGGAGGCCAAGGTCCGCGGCTATCTGCCCGGCCGCTTCTCCTTCAACGTCAAGGGCGGCCGCTGCGAGAACTGCTCCGGCGACGGCACCATCAAGATCGAGATGAACTTCCTGCCGGACGTGTACGTGCCGTGCGAGGTCTGCCACGGTGCGCGCTACAACCGGGAGACCCTGGAGGTGCACTACAAGGGCAAGTCCATCGCCGAGGTGCTGGACATGCCCATCGAGGAGGCGCTCTCCTTCTTCGAGGCCGTGCCCACCATCGCCCGCCACCTGCGCACGCTCCACGAGGTCGGCCTCGGCTACGTCCGCCTCGGGCAGTCCGCGCCGACGCTCTCCGGCGGCGAGGCCCAGCGCGTGAAGCTCGCCAGCGAGCTGCAGAAGCGCTCCACGGGCCGTACGGTCTACGTCCTGGACGAGCCCACCACGGGCCTGCACTTCGAGGACATCAACAAGCTCATCTCGGTGCTGGCCGGCCTGGTCGACAAGGGCAACAGCGTCATCGTCATCGAGCACAACCTCGACGTGATCAAGACCGCCGACTGGGTCGTGGACATGGGCCCCGAGGGCGGCAACGGCGGCGGCCTGGTCATCGCCGAGGGCACGCCCGAGGACGTCGCGTCCGTGCCGTCCAGCCACACCGGCAAGTTCCTGCGGGAGCTGCTGGGGGACCGGGTGAGCGATGCGCCTGCGGTCTCCGCTCCGAAGGCACGGAAGAAGGCCGCGGCCAAGAAGGCGCCGGCCAAGAAGGCCGCTGCCGGGAAGGCGTGA
- the uvrC gene encoding excinuclease ABC subunit UvrC translates to MADPSSYRPKPGQIPDSPGVYRFRDEHGRVIYVGKAKSLRQRLSSYFQDLAGLHTRTRTMVTTAASVEWTVVSTEVEALQLEYTWIKEYDPRFNVKYRDDKSYPSLAVTMGEEFPRVQVMRGPKKKGVRYFGPYAHAWAIRETVDLMLRVFPVRTCSAGVFKRSAQIGRPCLLGYIGKCSAPCVGRVSAEEHRELAEEFCDFMAGRTGAYLRRLEQQMHEAAEEMEYEKAARLRDDIEALRRALEKNAVVLADATDADLIAVAEDELEAAVQIFHVRGGRVRGQRGWVTDKVEAVDTAGLVEHALQQLYGEERGDAVPKEVLVPALPEPVEPVAQWLGERRGSRVDLRIPQRGDKKDLMATVQRNAQQALVLHKTKRASDLTTRSRALEEIAEALELDSAPLRIECFDISHLQGQDVVASMVVFEDGLARKSEYRRFQIKSFEGQDDVRSMHEVIGRRFRRYLQEKQKAGEWSEENAVEEENGRGEDVRAGDPRTGEVPVGEARTEDGRPKRFAYPPQLVVVDGGQPQVAAARRALDELGIEDVAVCGLAKRLEEVWLPGEDDPVVLPRTSEGLYLLQRVRDEAHRFAIAYQRSKRTGTLRAGPLDEVPGLGETRKKALLKHFGSVKRLRAATVEQICETPGIGRKTAETIAAALAAAAPPAPAVNTATGEIMEEAGE, encoded by the coding sequence ATGGCCGACCCCAGCAGCTACCGACCCAAGCCGGGACAGATCCCCGACTCGCCGGGGGTCTACAGATTCCGTGACGAACACGGCCGGGTGATCTACGTCGGGAAGGCGAAGAGCCTGCGCCAGCGGCTCTCCTCGTACTTCCAGGACCTCGCCGGCCTGCACACGCGCACCCGCACGATGGTGACCACGGCCGCCTCCGTCGAGTGGACCGTGGTCTCCACCGAGGTCGAGGCGCTCCAGCTGGAGTACACCTGGATCAAGGAGTACGACCCCCGCTTCAACGTCAAGTACCGCGACGACAAGAGCTATCCCTCCCTCGCCGTGACCATGGGCGAGGAGTTCCCGCGCGTCCAGGTCATGCGCGGCCCCAAGAAGAAGGGCGTGCGCTACTTCGGCCCGTACGCCCACGCCTGGGCCATCCGCGAGACCGTCGACCTGATGCTGCGCGTCTTCCCCGTGCGCACCTGCTCCGCCGGGGTGTTCAAGCGCTCGGCCCAGATCGGCCGCCCCTGTCTGCTGGGGTACATCGGCAAGTGCTCCGCCCCCTGCGTCGGCCGCGTCAGCGCCGAGGAGCACCGTGAACTGGCCGAGGAGTTCTGCGACTTCATGGCCGGCCGCACCGGTGCCTACCTGCGCCGCCTGGAGCAGCAGATGCACGAGGCCGCCGAGGAGATGGAGTACGAGAAGGCCGCCCGGCTGCGGGACGACATAGAGGCCCTCCGGCGCGCCCTGGAGAAGAACGCCGTCGTCCTCGCCGACGCCACCGACGCCGACCTGATCGCCGTCGCCGAGGACGAGCTGGAGGCCGCGGTGCAGATCTTCCACGTGCGCGGCGGCAGGGTGCGCGGCCAGCGCGGCTGGGTGACCGACAAGGTGGAGGCCGTCGACACGGCGGGTCTCGTCGAGCACGCCCTGCAGCAGCTCTACGGCGAGGAGCGCGGCGACGCCGTGCCCAAGGAGGTCCTGGTCCCGGCCCTGCCGGAGCCGGTGGAGCCCGTCGCCCAGTGGCTGGGCGAGCGCCGCGGCTCCCGGGTCGACCTGCGCATCCCCCAGCGCGGCGACAAGAAGGACCTGATGGCCACGGTCCAGCGCAACGCCCAGCAGGCCCTCGTCCTGCACAAGACCAAGCGCGCCTCCGACCTGACCACCCGCTCGCGGGCTCTGGAGGAGATCGCCGAGGCCCTGGAGCTGGATTCCGCGCCGCTGCGCATCGAGTGCTTCGACATCTCCCACCTCCAGGGCCAGGACGTGGTGGCGTCGATGGTCGTCTTCGAGGACGGCCTGGCGCGCAAGAGCGAGTACCGCCGCTTCCAGATCAAATCCTTCGAGGGTCAGGACGACGTCCGGTCGATGCACGAAGTGATCGGCCGCAGGTTCCGCCGCTATCTGCAGGAGAAGCAGAAGGCGGGGGAGTGGTCCGAGGAGAACGCGGTCGAGGAGGAGAACGGGCGCGGCGAGGACGTCCGCGCCGGGGATCCCCGCACCGGGGAGGTCCCCGTCGGGGAGGCCCGCACCGAGGACGGGCGCCCCAAGCGCTTCGCCTACCCGCCGCAGCTGGTCGTCGTTGACGGCGGGCAGCCGCAGGTGGCGGCCGCCCGGAGGGCGCTGGACGAGCTCGGCATCGAGGACGTGGCGGTCTGCGGCCTGGCCAAGCGGCTGGAGGAGGTCTGGCTGCCCGGCGAGGACGACCCCGTCGTGCTGCCCCGCACCAGCGAGGGCCTCTACCTCCTGCAGCGCGTGCGCGACGAGGCCCACCGCTTCGCCATCGCCTACCAGCGCAGCAAACGCACCGGGACGCTGAGGGCCGGGCCGCTCGACGAGGTCCCGGGCCTGGGCGAGACCCGCAAGAAGGCGCTGCTCAAGCACTTCGGCTCGGTCAAGCGGCTGCGCGCCGCCACGGTCGAGCAGATCTGCGAGACGCCGGGCATCGGCCGCAAGACCGCCGAGACGATCGCCGCCGCGCTCGCGGCGGCCGCCCCGCCCGCCCCCGCCGTGAACACGGCCACAGGCGAGATCATGGAAGAGGCGGGGGAATGA
- a CDS encoding Rieske (2Fe-2S) protein, with translation MTTPSCPQSPAEPPCASRRTVLLRGAALAGAAGLGAAACDGKTGPKASATPTAPVDLGAADGVPVGQARLFREERLVVSQTAPGEYKAFSAVCTHAGCVADKVENGKVRCPCHGSEFDANTGKVLQGPAGAPLPAVPVKAVGGKLIAGPEA, from the coding sequence ATGACCACCCCCTCGTGCCCGCAGAGCCCCGCCGAGCCCCCTTGTGCGTCGCGGCGCACCGTGCTGCTCCGGGGCGCCGCGCTCGCGGGCGCCGCCGGGCTGGGGGCCGCCGCCTGCGACGGCAAGACGGGCCCCAAGGCGTCCGCCACGCCCACCGCTCCGGTGGATCTCGGTGCGGCGGACGGCGTGCCCGTCGGCCAGGCGCGGCTCTTCCGGGAGGAGCGGCTGGTCGTCTCGCAGACCGCTCCGGGCGAGTACAAGGCCTTCAGCGCGGTGTGCACGCACGCGGGCTGCGTGGCCGACAAGGTGGAGAACGGCAAGGTCCGCTGCCCCTGTCACGGCAGCGAGTTCGACGCGAACACCGGCAAGGTCCTCCAGGGCCCGGCCGGCGCCCCGCTGCCGGCCGTGCCGGTCAAGGCGGTCGGCGGCAAGCTGATCGCGGGCCCGGAGGCCTGA
- a CDS encoding gluconeogenesis factor YvcK family protein produces MTGRTSRLRRVRRLVPGRTTRGPEGRAKRGAQPKVVALGGGHGLSASLAALRRITGDLTAVVTVADDGGSSGRLRDELGVLPPGDLRKALAALCGDDDWGQTWARVIKHRFTSEGDLHDHAVGNLLIVALWEQLGDPVQALDLVGKLLGAHGRVLPMSAVPLELQALVRGHDPAEPGALSTVRGQATVALTPGEVQSVHVVPEDPPAVPEAVAAVLDADWVVLGPGSWFSSVIPHLLVPELLEALQETKARRVLSLNLAPQPGETDGFSPQRHLEVLARHAPKLALDVVLADEAAVPDRESLTDAAKRLGAAVELAPVAAPDGSPTHDPELLAAAYDRIFRMHGRIGPWR; encoded by the coding sequence GTGACCGGCCGCACGTCCCGGCTCCGCCGGGTGCGCCGCCTCGTCCCCGGACGGACCACCCGGGGGCCCGAGGGCCGTGCGAAGCGCGGCGCCCAGCCCAAGGTCGTCGCCCTCGGCGGCGGCCACGGCCTGTCCGCCTCGCTCGCCGCCCTGCGCCGGATCACCGGCGACCTCACCGCCGTCGTCACCGTCGCCGACGACGGCGGCTCCAGCGGCCGGCTCCGCGACGAGCTGGGCGTCCTGCCCCCGGGCGACCTGCGCAAGGCCCTCGCGGCCCTGTGCGGCGACGACGACTGGGGCCAGACCTGGGCCCGGGTGATCAAGCACCGCTTCACCAGCGAGGGCGATCTGCACGACCACGCCGTCGGCAATCTGCTGATCGTCGCCCTGTGGGAGCAGCTCGGCGACCCCGTGCAGGCCCTCGACCTGGTCGGCAAGCTGCTGGGCGCGCACGGCCGGGTGCTGCCCATGTCCGCCGTGCCGCTGGAGCTGCAGGCCCTCGTCAGGGGGCACGACCCCGCCGAGCCCGGCGCCCTCAGCACCGTCCGCGGCCAGGCCACGGTGGCGCTGACCCCGGGCGAGGTGCAGTCCGTGCACGTCGTGCCGGAGGATCCGCCGGCCGTGCCGGAGGCGGTCGCCGCCGTCCTCGACGCGGACTGGGTGGTGCTCGGCCCCGGCTCCTGGTTCTCCTCCGTCATCCCGCACCTGCTCGTCCCCGAGCTGCTGGAAGCCCTGCAGGAGACCAAGGCCCGCCGGGTGCTGTCGTTGAATCTCGCACCACAACCGGGTGAAACCGATGGCTTCTCCCCGCAGCGTCATTTGGAGGTTTTGGCCCGACACGCCCCTAAACTCGCCCTGGACGTGGTGCTGGCCGACGAGGCCGCCGTGCCCGACCGCGAGAGCCTCACCGATGCCGCTAAGCGGCTCGGGGCCGCGGTCGAGCTGGCGCCGGTCGCCGCGCCCGACGGCTCCCCGACCCACGACCCGGAGCTGTTGGCCGCCGCGTACGACCGTATTTTTCGGATGCATGGAAGGATCGGCCCATGGCGATGA
- the whiA gene encoding DNA-binding protein WhiA has translation MAMTAAVKDEISRLPVTRTCCRKAEVSAILRFAGGLHLVSGRIVIEAELDTGIAARRLRKDILEIFGHASDLVVMAPGGLRRGSRYVVRVVAGGDQLARQTGLVDGRGRPIRGLPPQVVSGATCDAEAAWRGAFLAHGSLTEPGRSSSLEVTCPGPEAALALVGAARRLQIAAKAREVRGVDRVVVRDGDAIGALLTRLGAHESVLAWEERRMRREVRATANRLANFDDANLRRSARAAVAAGARVQRALEILGEEVPEHLAAAGRLRMEHKQASLEELGALADPPLTKDAVAGRIRRLLAMADKRAQDLGIPGTESNLSDLSDLSEEMAEGMAG, from the coding sequence ATGGCGATGACGGCAGCGGTGAAGGATGAAATCTCCCGGCTCCCCGTCACCCGCACCTGCTGCCGGAAAGCGGAGGTCTCGGCGATCCTGCGGTTCGCGGGTGGTCTGCACCTGGTCAGCGGGCGCATCGTGATCGAGGCGGAGCTGGACACCGGGATCGCCGCCCGGCGGCTGCGCAAGGACATCCTGGAGATCTTCGGACACGCCTCCGACCTGGTGGTGATGGCCCCCGGCGGACTGCGCCGCGGCAGCCGGTACGTGGTGCGGGTGGTGGCGGGCGGTGACCAGCTGGCGCGCCAGACCGGCCTGGTCGACGGCCGCGGCCGGCCGATCCGCGGGCTGCCCCCGCAGGTCGTCTCCGGGGCCACCTGCGACGCCGAGGCCGCCTGGCGGGGTGCCTTCCTCGCCCACGGCTCGCTCACCGAGCCCGGCCGCTCCTCCTCCCTGGAGGTGACCTGCCCCGGGCCCGAGGCGGCCCTGGCGCTGGTCGGTGCGGCCCGCCGGCTGCAGATCGCGGCCAAGGCGCGCGAGGTGCGCGGCGTCGACCGCGTGGTCGTCCGCGACGGCGATGCGATCGGCGCCCTGCTGACCCGCCTGGGCGCGCACGAGTCCGTGCTGGCCTGGGAGGAGCGCCGGATGCGCCGCGAGGTGCGGGCCACGGCCAACCGCCTCGCCAACTTCGACGACGCCAACCTGCGCCGCTCGGCCCGGGCCGCCGTCGCGGCGGGCGCCCGGGTGCAGCGGGCCCTGGAGATCCTCGGCGAGGAGGTGCCCGAGCACCTCGCGGCCGCGGGCCGGCTGCGCATGGAGCACAAGCAGGCGTCCCTGGAGGAGCTGGGCGCCCTGGCCGACCCGCCGCTGACCAAGGACGCCGTCGCCGGCCGGATCCGGCGCCTTCTCGCCATGGCCGACAAGCGCGCCCAGGACCTCGGCATCCCCGGCACCGAGTCCAACCTCTCCGACCTGTCGGACCTCTCGGAGGAGATGGCGGAGGGCATGGCGGGCTGA
- a CDS encoding papain-like cysteine protease family protein, whose protein sequence is MSRASAQPNKSGRTRIRGRRLSTAAAVAAALLLAVPTTASAAGGDQPSLRASKKLDITMQAQQKSNWCWAASGNTIATWLGRNYTQNQFCNAAFRRQMGSECPNNQATLGNVQTAFQWAGINPGSYVTGWLRYPTVQNEVSANRPIETRIQWSSGGGHMHVIYGYDDANQFVYWGDPWPSSNRYNWASHSWYVNNNNFSWTHSLYRIGA, encoded by the coding sequence ATGTCCCGTGCATCGGCACAACCGAACAAGTCCGGAAGGACCCGCATACGCGGCAGACGGCTGTCCACCGCAGCCGCCGTGGCCGCCGCCCTGCTCCTCGCCGTCCCCACCACGGCGTCCGCAGCCGGCGGCGACCAGCCTTCCCTGCGCGCCTCGAAGAAGCTCGACATCACCATGCAGGCCCAGCAGAAGAGCAATTGGTGCTGGGCCGCCTCCGGCAACACCATCGCCACCTGGCTCGGGCGCAACTACACCCAGAACCAGTTCTGCAACGCGGCCTTCCGCCGCCAGATGGGCTCGGAGTGCCCCAACAACCAGGCCACGCTGGGCAATGTGCAGACCGCCTTCCAGTGGGCGGGCATCAACCCCGGTTCGTACGTGACCGGGTGGCTGCGCTACCCGACCGTCCAGAACGAGGTCAGCGCCAACAGGCCCATTGAGACGCGCATCCAGTGGTCCTCCGGCGGCGGCCACATGCACGTCATCTACGGCTACGACGACGCGAACCAGTTCGTCTACTGGGGCGACCCCTGGCCCTCCAGCAACCGCTACAACTGGGCGTCCCACAGCTGGTACGTGAACAACAACAACTTCTCCTGGACCCACTCGCTCTACCGGATCGGGGCGTGA